The Prevotella sp. E2-28 genome includes the window TACACGTCAAGGCAGTAATGTCGACAACGGTGGCAATAACGGTGGCAATAGTGGTGGTGGATCTTCATTGGTAGGTAAGACGTTTACAAAGAAAGAGTTTGAAGCAACAAGCAACGGTGGTTATACTGAAGACAATACCCAAATTTCATTCACGTCAACAACGGCATGTACAATGCGTTGCTGGGGTAAGGAAGTCTTTGTCTATAGCGATGGCGACACAGATACCGATACATATGATACTGGTACTATGACAGGAACATATACCATAACGGGAAACAAGGTGCATGTGTCATGCTATAGTTCGAAATACAGCACGACATACACTCGTGACGAGACTATCGTAGATGGAAAACTGGTAGGATATAATTAATCAGACATAAAATGAGCCCACTTCCGCGGAAGTGGGCTCATTTTATATATTATCCAAAGAATTCGCCGTCGCCCTGCTGGTCGTAGCTACTACCATCGAAGCAGTGGGTGCAGACATGACTCTTAGGCAGACCGATAGACTCGATGAGGTCCTCGATATGGGCAAACTTCAGAGAGGTGAGACCCAGTCGGCGGGCAATCTCATCTACCATGCGCTTGTATTCGGGCGAGTCGGTCTGTGAGTATTTGTCCAGATTGGCCTTGTCGTCGCCCTCGAAGTCGCGGATAATGCGGCGGGTGATGAGCTCCAGGTCGCTCTTGCTGCTGGTAAAGCCAATGAACGGACAGCCATAGACCAGGGGCGGACAAGAGATGCGCACATGCACCTCCTTGGCACCATTCTGAACAAACTCGCGGGCATTGTCGCGCAACTGCGTGCCACGCACGATGGAGTCGTCGCAGAACACCACGCGCTGGTCTTTCAAAAGGGCTGTATTGGGAATGAGCTTCATCTTGGCCACGAGGTCACGACGGCTCTGGTTGCCAGGAGTAAACGAACGGGGCCATGTAGGCGTGTATTTCAGGACGGCACGCTTGTAAGGGATGCCGGAACCTTCGGCATAACCAAGGGCCATACCCACGCCACTATCGGGGATACCGCATACAAGGTCGGCCTCAACATCGTCTTTCTCGCCCATCATACGTCCGTTTTTCTCGCGTACATATTCGGTATTGATACCTTCGTAGTTGGAAGCGGGGAAACCGTAATAAACCCACAGGAACGAACAGATCTGGCAGCGCTTGAAGGCTGGCTGCAGCACCTCGAAGCTGTCGGCATGGAGGCGAACTATCTCGCCGGGGCCCAGGTCGCGCACGGGCTTATAGTCCAGATTGGGGAAACTGGTGGTCTCGCTGCACACGGCGTAGGCTTTCACGCAGTCGTCGGTGCCGATGGGTGAAAGCTGATGTGTTTCTTTCTTACCAATAACAATAGGAGTGCGGCCCAGAACGTCGCGGGCGGCAATGATACCGTCTTCGGTGAGGATGAGCATGGAGCACGAGCCCTTGATCTTACGATACACCATATTAATACCCTCGACGAAAGTGGATCCCATATTAATAATTAATGCCACCAACTCGGTCTGATTCAAGTTGTTGGCACTTTGTTCGCTGAGGTGCATGCGCTGGGCAAGGAGTTCATCGGCAATCTCGCGCAGGTTGTTGATCTTTGCAACAGTAACCACGGCATAGCGGCCCAGATGTGAGTTGATGATGATAGGCTGAGGGTCGGTGTCGCTAATCACGCCAAGTCCCTGATTACCGCAGAACTCATGGAGTTCGTCCTCGAACTTTGAGCGGAAATAGTCGCGCTCCAGGGAGTGAATGCTTCTACTGAAGCCTTTTTCCTTGTCAAAGGTCACAAGACCTGCACGTTTTGTACCAAGATGAGAATTGTAGTCTGTGCCGTAAAACAAATCGTTTACGCAGTCACGTGTGGAAATGGTTCCGAAAAATCCGCCCATAGTGTTATCGCTGTTTTTATTTTGTGGGTGCAAAGGTACAAAATAATTCATAATTCTTAATTCATAATTCATATTTTTTTTTGTAATTTTGCACACCAGATGACACAAGACAGACTTTGGAACGCGAACTACTGTAAGGTGATGGCAGCAAATTTTGCGCTGTTCTTTGCCTTCTATGTGCTGACGCCGCTGCTGCCGCTTTATCTGAGCGAGCACTTTGGTGCCACGAAGGATGTGATAGGTATGGTGCTGTCGGGCTATACGGTCACAGCTCTGCTGTTTCGTCCTTTCAGCGGATATGTGGTAGATACCTTTCCACGTAAGACAGTACTTATCATCTGCTACACTGCTTTTGCCATCTTCTTTGCTGGTTATCTGGCAGCCTCCACCTTATTATTATTTTTAATTGTACGCACGCTACATGGCGGACCCTTTGGCGGTCTGACTGTAGCTAATAGCACCGTAGCTATTGATGTGCTGCCAAGCAGTAGGCGTACAGAGGGTATTGGCTATTACGGACTCTCGAACAATCTGGCAATGGCCATCGCCCCTACTATCGGCATCTTCGTGTATCAATGGAGTGGCAGTTTTGAATTGCTGTTCTGGATAGCATTGGCAGTAGCTTTCGGCGGACTGCTGATAGATAGTACAGTGAAGACCCGTCCCCTGCCCCTCCCTAAAGGGCGGAGAGTGATTACCTTCGACCGTTTCTTCCTGTTACGAGGCTGGCTCTTGGGTCTGAATATGGTGGCTTTCGGTTTTAGTTTCGGCGTGTTGAGTAATTATCTGGCTATCTACGGCAAAGAGGTTATGGGGATTACTGGTGGCACAGGCACGTACTTCATGCTATGCAGCGTGGGGCTTATCCTGTCACGCATACAAGGTGGCAAGGCATTGAGAAAAGGCAGGTTGACACATAATGCGGGTAGCGGCATGGTGATATCACTCATCGGCTATACCTTATTTATATTAATGCCCACAATTCATCAATTCTCAATTCTTCGCTCGGCGCCTTGCGACGCTTTGCTTGCAAAGAATTCTGAATTCTTAATTCCTATCGGCTACTACGGCTCTGCCTTACTGATTGGTTTGGGAAATGGACACATGTGGCCTGCTTTCCAGAATATGACGATTAACGTGGCTAGCAACAACCAAAGGGGTACGGCCAACAGCACCATCTTAATCTCGTGGGATATCGGCATGGGACTGGGCATCCTTGTAGGAGGTGTCATCGCTGAGTTAATCAGCTATGGCGCTGCCTTCTGGACTGTAGTGCTCATCAATGGCTCAGGCGTCGCCCTGTTCTTCCTGGCAACGAAACAATTTTTCCTGAAACGAAACCTGAATCCTACTGTCCACTAAGTCAAGAAAGACAACGGCATCATATACTGTGCAAATTATATCCCCACTTCAGCAGGAAGTAGAACAGCGTGCCGAAGAACAGACCGGCAATGGCATCGATGGCATAGTGGGCCTGGATATAGAAGGTGCCGAAGAATAACAATACAGCGAAGGGCAGGAAGACAAAAAAGAGCTTCCTGTTTTTTGTTTCCCATGCCAACCACATCACAATAGTAGCTACACCCACATGACTGCTGGGGAAAGCTGCCGTAGGACGTTCGCCTGCATCATGGGCAATGACAAGGGCCTTATACATCCAACCGTCTTCCCAACCAGGTATGGGCAAGATGAAGTCGCGATTGTGCACGTCGAACTGTATGGTATCGAAATAATTGCCGATATTCGGAAAGATACCCTGTGCTATCTGCTCTACACCTACGACCTTGAAATAGAACTGCGGACCTGCTACGGGCAGGAAGATGAAGATGAGGTAGAACAAGAAGAACGAGCCTACAACGATGAAGGCTGTACGCTCAAAATGCTCATAGCGCCATAAGAAATAGAAGATGGTGATGCCTACGAACAGCGGATAATAACTGACGTAACCCATAGACAGCAACTCGCTGATGATGGGGTGTGACCACGACTGACAGAACTCCAACGCTGGTTGGAAACCAAAGAGCGACTGCTCATAACCCGCAAACACATGGTCGAGGTTGGGGAAGATACGGTTCAGCTCATAAGTATCAGGATACCACCACGACAGCAACAGCAACTGCCCCGATACACGAAACAGTGTTGTCAGCTTACTAGGGTACAGACGATAAACGCCCCAAAGCGCCAATGTCAAGATGACGGCTTGCGCTCTGAACCACAGCATATCTGTTGGGTGACTGAGTCGCACCCATGTTACCAAGATAAAAATTGTTGTAAACAGCGTGTAGGCCATCATGATCCACTCCACCGCCATCAATCCTGTCTTGGGCTTCTTTTCTACAGCAAAAATGTTCTTAATCAAATCTCAATTCTATATAGTCAGTAATCAGTTCTTAAAGCCAGCCGTTATCCTTATACCATTTGATAGTGAGAGGTACGCCCTTCTCCAGTGTGTATTCTGGTTTGTAGCCCAGTTCCTTGATTGCCGGCTCAATGTCGCAACGCCAGTTGCGCTGCTTCAGGATATGGTATTTATCATTATTCAGGGCAGATATCTTACCTGTGATATGTCCCCATTTATCGCCAAAGAAGGTGATGACACGCAACACCCAGATAGGCGCCGTGATACGAATCCACCAAGGGTTGCCCAACTCCTTGCGGATGAGGTCTGAGAAAGTAGTTGACTGATATACCTCGCCATCAGAGAGGAAATACTTTCGGCCTGTCTGTCCTTTCTCACAAGCCAGGAAGACAGCCTGCACCACATCGAGCACATAGACAAACGTGATGTCCTGCTGCTGATAGCCCACAGCAAAGTCGGAATGCTGCTTAATACTCTTTGCCATCAGGAAATAGTCGCGCTCACGAGGGCCATAAACACCTGTAGGACGAAGGATGACATAAGGAAACTCTACACTTTCCAGCCACTGTTCTGCCTCCAGCTTGCTCTTACCATACTCCGTGTTGGGCTGGGGCGTATCCGTCTCCTTGATTTCCACGTAGGGCTGCTGCTCATGGATAGCACCAAAGACACTCAGCGAACTGAGGTAAACGAAACGCTTCAGGGGCATCTTCAGGTTGATGAGCGCACGCACCAAGTTCTTCGTACCCTCAGTGTTAATACGACGGAAGTCGGCGGTGTTCAGACATTTCGTCACACCTGCGGCATGTACCACATAATCGAACACATGATCTTTCAGCTGCGCTTCCAGTTGCTCCTGACTGCTCAGGTTCAGTTCAATGAAGTGGATGCGCTCGTCCTGCAGGAAGTCCTTCTTACTACTTCCCCTGACGGCAGCCCACGTCTCAAACCCGCGCTTCAGCGCCTCTTCCACGATAAACGAGCCGATAAATCCGCTGGCTCCAGTAATGAGTATTTTCATACAAATAAAAAATCTGGTGCAAAATTACGGCTTTTTATTGGATTGGCCAAAGAATTTATCACGCTCAGTAGAAAAAATCACTTTTTTATTCGCTCACTTCATCAAAAATTTTGTACCTTTGCCCACAGATTACTAAAAAACTACAACTAAGAAATGAAACAATTCTTCATTTTACTATTTGGCCTGCTAACTGGAGCATCGGCCTATGCACAGACTGAAGTGACTACTACTGAAGCAAAATCACTTTACAAGGATGTCTCGAAAAAACGAACGAGCGTACACGACCCATCGGTAGTGTATGAACCTAATAGTCAGCGCTATTATATCTTTGGTTCGCATCGCGCCCAGGCTTATACCACCGACCTGCAGAACTGGACGTGGTTCACATCGCCTTGGAAGGTAGGCAGTAATAATAATGCCAGCAATGATGCTGCCTTCGTAACGCCTAAGGTAACAAAGGTGAAGAAAGGCGGGGTGGAGGTTGATCTGCCTGCTTTCAATGCCAAGGACTGGGCCGCACGCACGGATGCCGGCTACAGTATCAACGGCAATATGTGGGCACCGGATGTTATCTGGAACCCCGTGATGCAGAAATGGTGCCAGTATCTGAGTGTGAACGGCGATGGCTGGCATTCCAGCATCATCTTGCTCACATCAGATAATATTGAAGGACCATACGAGTATCAGGCACCTGTGGTGATCAGTGGCTTTGATAATGGCAGCCATTCATTTAAGGATACCGACGTGGAACTGGTATTGGGCACGATGACCACCCTACCCTCGCGCTATAACAGTCCCTGGGCACATACCTCAAAAGCCAGTCTGCCGAATAACATTGACCCCTGCGTGTTCTATGATGAGGAGGGCAACCTCTGGATGGCCTATGGCTCATGGAGTGGTGGCATCTTTATACTGGAACTTGATGAAGAGACTGGTCTGCGCGACTATGACGTGACTTACAGCACCACAAATGGTGACCCCTATTTCGGTAAGCGCATAGCAGGTGGCTACTACGTATCAGGCGAAGGTGCCTATATAGAATATATCGGTGGCTACTATTACCTGTTTATGAGCTATGGTTTCCTAGATCAGAAAGGTGGTTATGAGATGCGCGTGTTCCGCTCAAAAAATCCTAACGGTCCTTATACCGATGGAGGCGCTCGCAATGCCGTCTTTGATAGTTACGTACTTAACTACGGCCCAAACGCAGGTGCTCGCGGCGAGAAACTAATGGGGCCTTACAGCCACTGGGGCTATATGTCACAGGGCGAGCGTTCACAGGGTCACAACTCCGTAATTGATGCCCCCGATGGTCGCACCTATCTGATTTATCATACCCGCTTCTGTAATGATAATAAAGATGAAAACGAAGGGCATCAGGTACGCGTGCATCAGTTGTTCCAGAACAAGAACGGCTGGCTCGTTGCCTCTCCCTTTGAATATAATGGTGAGACAATTACCAACGAGGATATCAAGACAAAGCAGCCTTTTGAGAAAGAACAGATAATAGGCAACTACAGTCTGCTGATTCATAAGTTTGCCAACAACCACAACAACCTGGAACAGGTAGAGCCCGTGTCTATTACACTGAATACCGACGGCACCATCACAGGCAGCAAGACAGGCAAATGGAGCATTGACGAAGGTACGCATTATATCACCCTGACCCTTAGCAATACAAACTATTTCGGTGTAGTTTATGAAGAGACGATGGACTATACCAATATGCATGCTATTGCTATTACTGCCGTTACTAATGGCGGTATCAGCGCTTGGGCTTATAAACTGCATCCGAAGTACGAACTGGCTTATCAAATCAAGAATCAGAAACTGCCCGTTTCCTATAATCAGAGCATCAAGAAGAATGTGGACCTCTACGGCAGTATGCCGCTCTATGGTGATCATACTACCCTGCAGTGGACTAGCAGTAACCCCACTGTCATCAACGACTACGGTAAGTATTACCCCTTAGGACTGGAAGAGGACACCGAAGTGACACTCACAGCCCGTCTTACCTGTGCTGATTATTTCTGGCAGGAGTCATATCCCGTCAAAGCCCTTTCAGAAGCCAATGCCAAATATGCTACAGAGACATGGGCCGACGGAATGCTGGCTCATTATGAATTCGATGATGAGGAACTGACAAACAAGCTGAACAAATCTGAAAAGGCTGTGCTGAAACATAACAGTACAACGGCTTCACCCATCGTTGATGATACTGAACAGTTGCGTAATGGCAATACCGTTCACTTGAACTTTGGTGCCAACGGTAAAGAGAGTTACGTCTCAATGCCTAACCCACTGAAGGGAAAGGACCTCAGCAACGGTGCTACCATCTCATTCTTCGTGAAGCGCACGGATGATAACCTATGGGATGCTTTGTTGGGCATGAGCGATGGTACTCAGCGCCTCTATCTCACGGGTAATCTCTATGCAGGCTTTAATGACGGCAATGGTAATTACATAGATATTAATCATCCAGAGACGGTGAAGACCGATAAGTTGCAGCCTGGCAAATGGAATATGGTGACCATCACCTTCTCGCGCACCGTCAACTCTACGTCTGGTGGTATCACCATCTATGTGAATGGCAATAAGAATACAGATAAATACAAGGAGTCGCTCAATGGTAAGGAAGCCACCACGAAACAAGGATTCGACTATAACTTGATACTCGACCTCATGGCTTCATGCGATGAATTGTATCTTGGAAACGGCTCGTTCTGGGGTTCTGCCGATGCCCGCTTTGACGATGTGATGGTCTATGACCGCACGCTCAGTTACGTAGAGGTGATAGCGCTGCAACAGATGACCGATCGCAGTAACATAAACAGCAAGACTGATGGCATTCTAGAAAATGTAACAATTGAAAAATGTAAAAACGAAAATGTCTACGACCTGCAAGGACGTCGCTTAGAGAATCCACGAAATGGACTCTATATCAAGAACGGTAAAAAGATACTGGTACGTTAAAGCAAATCCAGACAACGCTCAATAAATATGCCGCAGCAGCGATCTTCCACATCGCGGTTGCGGTATATCATTTCACGCACCACGTCCATAGCCTGACGAGTACTGGCAGAGAGTGACTCCTGCTTCATCAGATGGCCGATAAGCACAGCCGAGAAGATATCGCCCGTGCCGTGATACAATCCTGGAATCTCGTCGTAGTCGTGGAAGAAATATTTGCCTGTGGCAGCATCATAGCCACACACCTGATTCTTATTGTCAATGAAGCAACTGGTGATGATTGCCGAGCGTGTGCCCAGCTTCACCAGCTTATCAAGCAGCTCACAAGCCTCGTGACGCGTCATACCTTCCTGTTTGAAAGGTTCTCCCGTAAGATGACAAGCCTCCGTATAGTTAGGGAAAATGAGATGAGCCACGCTAACCATCTCACGCATCAGTCGCACCTGATCCTCACCAATACCATTATACAACTTACCACCATCGCCCATCACGGGGTCCACGAAGATAGTACATCCCTGTTCGGACTGGTCACGACAGAACTGCGCCACTAGGCGCGACTGTTCCTCGCTGAACATCAATCCCGTACAGATAGCATCAAAACGAAAACCAAGTTTTTTCCAGACGGGCAGGGTCTGGCGCATATAGGCAGTGGTATCCTGCATGGCGAAATCACCATAGTCCAGCGTGTTAGATACCAATGCCGTAGGCAGGTTGAAAGCGGGAATACCCATATACGACAGGATAGGAAGCATGGCAGCCATACCTACTTTGCCATACCCTGCTACATCATTGACTAAAAGAACCTTTTTCAAATCTCAAACTTTTATCCTAAAAACTTTCTGCATTAATGCACTTCAAATTCTTCTCCAATTGCTGTGTACTGCTAGCACCTACCAGCACCGAGGTCACGCCACGCTGAGCCAGAATCCAGGCCAGTGCCATTTCAGCTAGTGTCTCACCTCTTTTCTGAGCCTGCTCGTTATAGGAGCGTATTTTTGCCAAGAGCTCATCAGTCAGCATACTCTCCTTTAGGAACTTCCCTTTCGACATACGCGAATCCGCAGGGATACCATTCAGATAGCGATCGGTAAGCAGACCTTGAGCCAAAGGCGAGAACGAGATAAAGCCAATACCCTTCTCAGCACAGAAATCCAAGATTCCCTCCTCCTGAGGTGCACGGTCGAGCATATTCAGGCGACCCTGATAAATCAGCATGGGCACATCGCGCTCACGCAGATACTGCTCAGCAAACTTCGTGGCTTCCAATGGCCAGCGCGAGATACCTACATAAAGGGCCTTCCCGCTACGCACAATATCCACCAAAGCCTGAAGGGTCTCCTCCAGAGGTGTCTCTGGATCATAGCGATGACTATAGAAGAGGTCCACGTAGTCCAGATGCATACGCTTCAGACTCTGATCGAGCGATGCCATCAGATACTTCCTGGACCCCCAGTTGCCATAAGGGCCTGCCCACATATCATAACCAGCCTTAGTAGAGATAAAGAGTTCATCACGATAAGGTGCGAAGTCATCATCCATCAGTCGGCCCATCGTTTCCTCAGCCGAACCGTAAGGAGGTCCGTAGTTGTTGGCCAAGTCGAAATGCACCACGCCGTGGTCGAAGGCATAACGCGTAATCTCACGTGAGCGTTCATACGGATCCACCCCACCGAAGTTATGCCAGAATCCCAGCGACACTTTCGGCAGCATGACGCCCGAGCGTCCGCACCTCTCATACTTCATTCCGCCATCATAACGCAGCGGGTCTGCAAAATATTTATCCATAGACAGTTGGTATTTGGGCACAAAGGTACGAAAAAACGATAGAAATGCAAAAAGAACTATTCTTTTTTTATCCCTGCATTAAAGCCGCCCCTTATTAAGGAGCTCTAAATCTTTTTTGCCGAGACAGCGTAACTTCAGCAAAGCCTGAGTTATGAAAAAACAAGAATTCGGGGACGGAGCTAAGTCTTCTTGCTCCGTCCCCGAATCATATTAAAAGATGTAGGATGATTACTTTATCACCACTTTCTTGCCATTTTGGATGTACATACCCTTTACTGCAGGTTTTCCTGTGAGGCGGCGACCGTTCAGGTCATACCAGCCCTCGACATTGGCAGCACTAACATTAATGGTACTGATACCTGTCGCATCGCTCTCGAAGATGATATTCATAGTACGGGCATGGTTGGGAGAGCTAGGGATAATCTTCAGCCAGCAGCGGTTGGCGGGCAGTATGCCTGCGTCCTTCACCCATGTGAAGTTCTCACCGTTGAGCACGTAGTTGTCTGCTTCAGCCATGTCTGCTGCAGTGAAGGTCTTGGGCTCTAGTGTTCCAAAGAAATGCTCCGCGTCGTAGTTGACTGTAGCAGCTTGCTCATTGAGGTCTAACAGTACCTGCTGGTTCTCATCCGTACCATTAAAAATGATTAGCGGAGTGTTGGCAACGGCTGACTCCAGTTCATCAGCAAGTATCACGATACCCTCATTAGCACTCATAGCGATAATAGTGCTTAGCACGATGCCGTCAGCAGTGCCCTCTGCGAGGTTCAATCCCTTATCTCCATAATAGCTGGCGTATGCTCCGGCTGGAATGGTCAGCGAGGCCAATGCCATCTTCACGGTCACGGTCTGCGGTGCATAGTCATTATGAGTTGCATCGCCCATTACACGGTAGTACACGGTATAGATGCCGGCTTCCGTACCCATAGGAATGGTTGTAGCGTAGTTTTCGCCATCAAGTGAATACTCCATCTCACCAAACGTAGTGCTACCAGCCTCTACCAATTCCTGTGCTACACCTATATAATATAGTCCAATCTTTGGAGTCGGAGCTGTAACGAGATAGTAATTCTGGGGATCGGGCATTACAGGCTTGATGTAACTGTATTCAGCCATACCTGCAACAGCTTCTGATACGCTAACTTTAGCGCCTTCAGCATTGATCTGCACAACAGCCAGATTATTAAATGCTACGTCACCACCGATGGCAGGATAGCTACCAGCAGTATTGCCGTCAATCAGACCACCAGTCATCCAGAAGCCTTCCGTAGCAGTAATCGTAACAGTGTTATAGACACCACCTCCCTGGCCTGCTGCCTTATTGCCTGTAATCTCACCACTGTACATTGTGAATGCGCCGTTATTGACGATACCACCGCCATTGCCTGTCGTGTTACCACCAGTGATTATACCTTCACCCGTGATGGCCAAGGTTCCGTTGTTAATGATAACGCTACCATCGGCTACTGCCTCTGTGAGGTTACGGTTTATTGTGTGTCCGTTCAGTTCAAGCACTACCGTTTTGCCCTCTGGAATAATGAGTGCAGCATCGGTGCTCTTGGCTATGACATCTTCTGCCAGTTTAATTACGCCACCGTTGGTCATCGCATTCTGTAAGGCGCCCCAGCCCGTTACCGGACCTTCTTCCTTATTCATCTCAATGCCAGCGTTTTCACTATCGAGTTCTGTAATTTCACCGTTCTTCACTGTGACATGTACCGTTTCAGAAGACATACCTGTCAGCGCTGGTAACGCAAGCGTCATCGTGTATGTAAATGAACCATCGCCATTATCTACTTTTTCAACAAATGTAACGTCGCCAAACGGCACGTCAATGGAATAGGTGCCACCCATAAAGGTTGCGCGGAACTCATTTGGTTCGTCACCACGGCTATAGCTGATAACACCCGTTAGTGTGCCGTAGCCTGTCCAGATATCATCACCAAGAGCTTCATAAAGTTCAGCCAAGATTGCAAACTTCTCTGGGTCGGGCATTACTGGCTTTATGTAGCTGTATTCAGCCATCTTTGCCTTTGCAGTCTTTGCGCTGACAGTTGTACCTTCTGCATCAATCTGAACGACAGCAAGATTATTGAAGGTGACATCACCACCGATTGCGGGATAACTACCAGCGGTATTGCCGTTAATCAGACCGCCTGTCATCCAGAAGCCGGTCGTAGCCGTATTTGTAATGGTGTTATACACACCACCACCTAGGCCTGCAGCCTTATTAGCTGTAATCTCGCCGCTATAGAGCGTCAACGTACCGTTATTAAGGATACCGCCGCCATTGCCAGTTGTGTTACCACCAATAATCTTACCGCCCTCAGAATCTGTGATGGCCAGAATACCGTTGTTAATGATAACGCTACCATTGGCTGCTGCCTCTGTGAGGTTACGATTGATAGTATGTCCGTTCAGCTCGAGCACAACGGTCTTGCCTTCTGGAACGGTCAAAGCTGCGTCTGTGCTCTCAGCTACGATATTCTCTGCCAGTTTAATCACACCGCCGTTGCTCATCGCATTCTGTAGGGCGGACCAACCAGAAATCGGATCTTCTTCCTTATTC containing:
- a CDS encoding NAD(P)-dependent oxidoreductase, which produces MKILITGASGFIGSFIVEEALKRGFETWAAVRGSSKKDFLQDERIHFIELNLSSQEQLEAQLKDHVFDYVVHAAGVTKCLNTADFRRINTEGTKNLVRALINLKMPLKRFVYLSSLSVFGAIHEQQPYVEIKETDTPQPNTEYGKSKLEAEQWLESVEFPYVILRPTGVYGPRERDYFLMAKSIKQHSDFAVGYQQQDITFVYVLDVVQAVFLACEKGQTGRKYFLSDGEVYQSTTFSDLIRKELGNPWWIRITAPIWVLRVITFFGDKWGHITGKISALNNDKYHILKQRNWRCDIEPAIKELGYKPEYTLEKGVPLTIKWYKDNGWL
- a CDS encoding phosphatase PAP2 family protein translates to MIKNIFAVEKKPKTGLMAVEWIMMAYTLFTTIFILVTWVRLSHPTDMLWFRAQAVILTLALWGVYRLYPSKLTTLFRVSGQLLLLSWWYPDTYELNRIFPNLDHVFAGYEQSLFGFQPALEFCQSWSHPIISELLSMGYVSYYPLFVGITIFYFLWRYEHFERTAFIVVGSFFLFYLIFIFLPVAGPQFYFKVVGVEQIAQGIFPNIGNYFDTIQFDVHNRDFILPIPGWEDGWMYKALVIAHDAGERPTAAFPSSHVGVATIVMWLAWETKNRKLFFVFLPFAVLLFFGTFYIQAHYAIDAIAGLFFGTLFYFLLKWGYNLHSI
- a CDS encoding MFS transporter, coding for MTQDRLWNANYCKVMAANFALFFAFYVLTPLLPLYLSEHFGATKDVIGMVLSGYTVTALLFRPFSGYVVDTFPRKTVLIICYTAFAIFFAGYLAASTLLLFLIVRTLHGGPFGGLTVANSTVAIDVLPSSRRTEGIGYYGLSNNLAMAIAPTIGIFVYQWSGSFELLFWIALAVAFGGLLIDSTVKTRPLPLPKGRRVITFDRFFLLRGWLLGLNMVAFGFSFGVLSNYLAIYGKEVMGITGGTGTYFMLCSVGLILSRIQGGKALRKGRLTHNAGSGMVISLIGYTLFILMPTIHQFSILRSAPCDALLAKNSEFLIPIGYYGSALLIGLGNGHMWPAFQNMTINVASNNQRGTANSTILISWDIGMGLGILVGGVIAELISYGAAFWTVVLINGSGVALFFLATKQFFLKRNLNPTVH
- a CDS encoding amidophosphoribosyltransferase; the encoded protein is MGGFFGTISTRDCVNDLFYGTDYNSHLGTKRAGLVTFDKEKGFSRSIHSLERDYFRSKFEDELHEFCGNQGLGVISDTDPQPIIINSHLGRYAVVTVAKINNLREIADELLAQRMHLSEQSANNLNQTELVALIINMGSTFVEGINMVYRKIKGSCSMLILTEDGIIAARDVLGRTPIVIGKKETHQLSPIGTDDCVKAYAVCSETTSFPNLDYKPVRDLGPGEIVRLHADSFEVLQPAFKRCQICSFLWVYYGFPASNYEGINTEYVREKNGRMMGEKDDVEADLVCGIPDSGVGMALGYAEGSGIPYKRAVLKYTPTWPRSFTPGNQSRRDLVAKMKLIPNTALLKDQRVVFCDDSIVRGTQLRDNAREFVQNGAKEVHVRISCPPLVYGCPFIGFTSSKSDLELITRRIIRDFEGDDKANLDKYSQTDSPEYKRMVDEIARRLGLTSLKFAHIEDLIESIGLPKSHVCTHCFDGSSYDQQGDGEFFG
- a CDS encoding family 43 glycosylhydrolase, which gives rise to MKQFFILLFGLLTGASAYAQTEVTTTEAKSLYKDVSKKRTSVHDPSVVYEPNSQRYYIFGSHRAQAYTTDLQNWTWFTSPWKVGSNNNASNDAAFVTPKVTKVKKGGVEVDLPAFNAKDWAARTDAGYSINGNMWAPDVIWNPVMQKWCQYLSVNGDGWHSSIILLTSDNIEGPYEYQAPVVISGFDNGSHSFKDTDVELVLGTMTTLPSRYNSPWAHTSKASLPNNIDPCVFYDEEGNLWMAYGSWSGGIFILELDEETGLRDYDVTYSTTNGDPYFGKRIAGGYYVSGEGAYIEYIGGYYYLFMSYGFLDQKGGYEMRVFRSKNPNGPYTDGGARNAVFDSYVLNYGPNAGARGEKLMGPYSHWGYMSQGERSQGHNSVIDAPDGRTYLIYHTRFCNDNKDENEGHQVRVHQLFQNKNGWLVASPFEYNGETITNEDIKTKQPFEKEQIIGNYSLLIHKFANNHNNLEQVEPVSITLNTDGTITGSKTGKWSIDEGTHYITLTLSNTNYFGVVYEETMDYTNMHAIAITAVTNGGISAWAYKLHPKYELAYQIKNQKLPVSYNQSIKKNVDLYGSMPLYGDHTTLQWTSSNPTVINDYGKYYPLGLEEDTEVTLTARLTCADYFWQESYPVKALSEANAKYATETWADGMLAHYEFDDEELTNKLNKSEKAVLKHNSTTASPIVDDTEQLRNGNTVHLNFGANGKESYVSMPNPLKGKDLSNGATISFFVKRTDDNLWDALLGMSDGTQRLYLTGNLYAGFNDGNGNYIDINHPETVKTDKLQPGKWNMVTITFSRTVNSTSGGITIYVNGNKNTDKYKESLNGKEATTKQGFDYNLILDLMASCDELYLGNGSFWGSADARFDDVMVYDRTLSYVEVIALQQMTDRSNINSKTDGILENVTIEKCKNENVYDLQGRRLENPRNGLYIKNGKKILVR
- a CDS encoding aldo/keto reductase gives rise to the protein MDKYFADPLRYDGGMKYERCGRSGVMLPKVSLGFWHNFGGVDPYERSREITRYAFDHGVVHFDLANNYGPPYGSAEETMGRLMDDDFAPYRDELFISTKAGYDMWAGPYGNWGSRKYLMASLDQSLKRMHLDYVDLFYSHRYDPETPLEETLQALVDIVRSGKALYVGISRWPLEATKFAEQYLRERDVPMLIYQGRLNMLDRAPQEEGILDFCAEKGIGFISFSPLAQGLLTDRYLNGIPADSRMSKGKFLKESMLTDELLAKIRSYNEQAQKRGETLAEMALAWILAQRGVTSVLVGASSTQQLEKNLKCINAESF
- a CDS encoding pyridoxamine kinase, with the translated sequence MKKVLLVNDVAGYGKVGMAAMLPILSYMGIPAFNLPTALVSNTLDYGDFAMQDTTAYMRQTLPVWKKLGFRFDAICTGLMFSEEQSRLVAQFCRDQSEQGCTIFVDPVMGDGGKLYNGIGEDQVRLMREMVSVAHLIFPNYTEACHLTGEPFKQEGMTRHEACELLDKLVKLGTRSAIITSCFIDNKNQVCGYDAATGKYFFHDYDEIPGLYHGTGDIFSAVLIGHLMKQESLSASTRQAMDVVREMIYRNRDVEDRCCGIFIERCLDLL